Sequence from the Microbacterium sp. 1.5R genome:
GCGCGGCCACGTTGGCGAGATAGACGAGTGGCGAGGGCAGGCCGCCCTCCGCGGCGCGGAAGTGGTGCTGTGCGACCCAGGCGCGACCGACGCCGTGCCGTTCGGCGTGCCGGATCTGCTCGGTGGCCAGCGCGTAGCGCTCGGCGGGCGACGCGTCGTCGAGCAGCCGGGTGAAGAAGGCGATCGTGGGTGCGGTCATGCGGGCTGCTCCGTTCGTCCGGGGACGGCCGCGAGCAGCTCCCGGGTGTAGTCGTGCTGGGGGTCGTGGAAGAGCTCCTCGGTGACGCCTTCCTCGACGATCCGCCCGCGGCGCATCACCGAGACGGTGTGACTGATCCTGCGCACCACGGCGAGGTCGTGCGAGATGAAGAGGTAGGTGAGACCGAGTTCGGCCTGCAGCGAGGTGAGCAGTTCGAGGATGCGCGCCTGCACCGTGACGTCGAGGGCCGACACCGCCTCGTCGAGCACGACGATCTCGGGGTCGATCGCGAGGGCCCTGGCGATCGCGACCCGCTGTCGCTGCCCACCCGAGAGCTCACGCGGTGTGCGCTGCGCGAGGTCGCTCGGCAGCGACACCCTGTCGATCAGGGCGAGCGCCCGATCCCTGCGGTCGGAGCGGGAGCCCACCCCGAAGTTCTGCAGCGGCTCGGCGATGATGTCGACGACCTGCTGTCGCGGATCCAGCGATGCGAAGGGGTTCTGATAGACGAGCTGGATGCGCCGGCGCAGCGCGCGCAACCGCTGGCCCGACAGCCCTGTCACGTCTTCGCCGTCGATCTCAATGGCCCCGGCATCCGGTTCATGGAAGCGCGTGATGAGGCGCGCGGTGGTCGTCTTGCCCGATCCGGACTCGCCGACCAGCGCGTGCGTCGTGCCCCGGCGCACCCGGAACGACACGTCGTCGACGGCCCGGAAACGCTCACGCCCCGCGACCCTGAACTCCTTGACGAGACCGCTCGCGGTGATCGCGAACGGGTTCTCGGCCGCGACCGCTGCGGCATCCCGCAGGAAGGGCGGAACCTCCGGGCGGCGGAACCCCGTCGTGAACGCCGGGGCGTCCGCGAGGAGCTGCTTCGTGTATCCGTCCGAGGGTGCCGCGAGCACCTGGGCGCTCGCTCCCTGCTCGACGATGCGGCCGTCCTTCAGCACGACGAGCCGTTGGGCGCGATCGGCCGCGACGCCGAGGTCGTGGGTGACCAGCAGGATGCTCGTGCCCTCCTCTCGACGCAGCTCGTCGAGCAGATCGAGCACCTTGCGCTGGACGGTCGCGTCCAAAGCGCTCGTGGGCTCGTCGGCGATCAGCAGCCGTGGCCGCAGCGCGATGGCCGAGGCGATCAGCACACGCTGGCGCATACCGCCCGAGAGCTCGTGCGGGTACTGCCGCGCTCGGAGGTCCGGATCATCGATACCGACCCGGTCGAGGAGCTCGATCGCCCGCGCGCGCCGCGAGCGACGATCGCGGTGGCCGTGCAGCTTCAGCACCTCTTCGACCTGGGCGCCGATCGGGCGCACGGGATCGAGCGAGGTCACCGGGTCCTGCGGCACGAGTCCGATCTCCGGACCCCGGATGCCGCGCAGTGCGCGATCCGTCCAGCCCGAGATGTCGAGCTCGCCGAGGCGCACCGTGCCGCCGTCGACCCTGCCGCCCTCGGGCAGCAGGCCGAGCAGGGCGTGCGCGGTGGTGGACTTGCCCGATCCCGATTCGCCCACGAGCGCGAGTGCCTCTCCCTCGGCGATCTCGAAGGAGACCCCGTGCACCACCTCCCGGCGACCGGCTCTGGTGGCGTACGAGACGGCGAGGCCGTCGACGGTGAGCACGCTCATCGCGGGTTCCTTCCGATGCGGTGCGAGATGCGGTTGGCGCTGAGCACGACGACGACCACGATGAGTCCTGGCAGTGCCGTGAGCCACCAGGCGGTCGCGATGTAGTTGCGTCCCTCGGCGATCAGCAGCCCCCATTCGGGGGTGGGTGGCGGAGCACCGTAACCGAGGAATCCGAGGGTCGAGATCGCGAGGATCGCGGTGCCGAACTGCAGGGCGGCGAGCGCGACGATCGGCGTGAGCGAGTTCGGCAGGACATGGCGACGGAGCACCGTGAAGAAGGTGCCCCCGCTGCCGTACGCCGCCTCGACGTATTCGCTGCGGCGCACTCTGGCGACCTCCGACCGCATCAGGCGGGCGAAGGCGGCGACGCTGCCGAGGCCCACGGCGATCGCGGCGTTCACCGTGCCGAAGCCGAGGAGGATGATCACCGACAGCGACAGCAGCAGGCCGGGGATGGCGAGCAGCACGTCGACGACGCGCATCAGGATGTCGTCGACGACGCCGCCGATCGCGCCGGCGATCGCACCGAGGATCGTCCCGAGCGCGAGGCCCACGGTGACGGCGATGAGCGCTCCCGAGAGCGAGTGCACGGCGCCGTGGACGACGCGGCCGAACAGGTCGCGACCGAGCGTGTCGGTGCCGAAGAGATGCGCCGCGCTCGGTGGCAGCAGCTTGTCGG
This genomic interval carries:
- a CDS encoding dipeptide ABC transporter ATP-binding protein, with product MSVLTVDGLAVSYATRAGRREVVHGVSFEIAEGEALALVGESGSGKSTTAHALLGLLPEGGRVDGGTVRLGELDISGWTDRALRGIRGPEIGLVPQDPVTSLDPVRPIGAQVEEVLKLHGHRDRRSRRARAIELLDRVGIDDPDLRARQYPHELSGGMRQRVLIASAIALRPRLLIADEPTSALDATVQRKVLDLLDELRREEGTSILLVTHDLGVAADRAQRLVVLKDGRIVEQGASAQVLAAPSDGYTKQLLADAPAFTTGFRRPEVPPFLRDAAAVAAENPFAITASGLVKEFRVAGRERFRAVDDVSFRVRRGTTHALVGESGSGKTTTARLITRFHEPDAGAIEIDGEDVTGLSGQRLRALRRRIQLVYQNPFASLDPRQQVVDIIAEPLQNFGVGSRSDRRDRALALIDRVSLPSDLAQRTPRELSGGQRQRVAIARALAIDPEIVVLDEAVSALDVTVQARILELLTSLQAELGLTYLFISHDLAVVRRISHTVSVMRRGRIVEEGVTEELFHDPQHDYTRELLAAVPGRTEQPA
- a CDS encoding ABC transporter permease, whose product is MTVAAVAASVDTPPETPQQDAATLTRSPRRARGLLALPWGLYLAIAVVSLAVLWALIPGVFAPGDPLTGTPADKLLPPSAAHLFGTDTLGRDLFGRVVHGAVHSLSGALIAVTVGLALGTILGAIAGAIGGVVDDILMRVVDVLLAIPGLLLSLSVIILLGFGTVNAAIAVGLGSVAAFARLMRSEVARVRRSEYVEAAYGSGGTFFTVLRRHVLPNSLTPIVALAALQFGTAILAISTLGFLGYGAPPPTPEWGLLIAEGRNYIATAWWLTALPGLIVVVVVLSANRISHRIGRNPR